The following coding sequences lie in one Sphingomonas sp. M1-B02 genomic window:
- the fliN gene encoding flagellar motor switch protein FliN: MNDMTGGFPVDAALAANFRLLQDVDVKLTVEIGSTSLSLRELLALGETSVIELDREANELLDIFVNGTLIGRGEVVTVGEKFGVRMTELVSPEKRSAR, encoded by the coding sequence ATGAACGACATGACCGGTGGGTTTCCGGTCGACGCCGCGCTGGCAGCCAATTTCCGGCTGCTGCAGGACGTCGACGTCAAGCTGACCGTCGAGATCGGATCGACCTCGCTCTCCTTGCGCGAACTGCTCGCGCTGGGCGAGACGAGCGTGATCGAGCTCGACCGCGAGGCCAATGAGCTGCTCGACATCTTCGTAAACGGCACGCTGATCGGCCGCGGCGAAGTCGTCACCGTCGGCGAGAAGTTCGGCGTGCGGATGACCGAGCTGGTCAGCCCGGAAAAGCGGTCCGCACGCTGA
- a CDS encoding flagellar biosynthetic protein FliO: protein MMWSYILKLVILLPLVCGLLIGCLYAWRKLEARLPKNQGTRMVQLKETMMLAPGLRLAVVEFEGRKLLVSVSRTGVTLVDKAGI, encoded by the coding sequence ATGATGTGGTCCTATATCCTCAAGCTGGTGATCCTGCTGCCTTTGGTGTGCGGGCTGCTGATCGGCTGTCTCTATGCCTGGCGCAAGCTCGAGGCGCGGCTGCCCAAGAATCAGGGCACGCGGATGGTCCAGCTCAAGGAAACCATGATGCTCGCCCCCGGGCTGCGCCTCGCGGTCGTCGAGTTTGAGGGGCGCAAGCTGCTCGTCTCGGTCAGCCGGACCGGCGTTACCCTGGTGGACAAGGCAGGCATCTGA
- the fliP gene encoding flagellar type III secretion system pore protein FliP (The bacterial flagellar biogenesis protein FliP forms a type III secretion system (T3SS)-type pore required for flagellar assembly.): MRAMVSAPRTIGGRAALFIGVLAFFILFAFPAFAQGTAPLPMPAPAAPGVGDAVDRALGDLGGGDAPLSLSLQVLIIMGLLTVLPGIILMMTSFTRIIIVLSLLRSALGLQQTPPNQVLVGLSLFLSFFIMSPVITQANNTAIQPYAEGRISATQMVAGTGNALHGFMIKQTRNRDVKMFADMAKVGPFASPNDVPFSVLLPAFVTSELKTAFQIGFLIFLPFIVIDLVVATVLMSLGMMMMSPTIISLPFKLLLFVLVDGWALTMGSLASSFAS, encoded by the coding sequence ATGCGCGCGATGGTATCGGCGCCGCGCACGATCGGCGGCCGGGCGGCCCTGTTCATCGGGGTGCTCGCTTTCTTCATCCTGTTCGCCTTCCCCGCGTTCGCGCAAGGGACGGCGCCGCTGCCGATGCCCGCACCCGCCGCGCCCGGTGTCGGCGACGCGGTCGATCGCGCGCTCGGCGACCTCGGCGGCGGCGATGCGCCACTCAGCCTGTCGCTCCAGGTCCTCATCATCATGGGCCTGCTCACGGTGTTGCCGGGGATCATCCTGATGATGACCAGCTTCACCCGCATCATAATCGTGCTGTCGCTGCTTCGCTCGGCGCTTGGGCTCCAGCAGACCCCGCCGAACCAGGTGCTGGTCGGCCTGTCGCTGTTCCTGAGCTTCTTCATCATGTCGCCGGTGATCACCCAGGCGAACAACACTGCCATCCAGCCTTATGCGGAAGGGCGGATCAGCGCGACGCAGATGGTCGCGGGTACCGGCAACGCGCTCCACGGCTTCATGATCAAGCAGACCCGCAACCGCGACGTGAAGATGTTTGCCGACATGGCCAAGGTGGGGCCCTTCGCGAGTCCGAACGACGTGCCCTTCTCGGTGCTGCTCCCGGCCTTTGTGACGAGCGAGCTAAAGACCGCCTTCCAGATCGGCTTCCTGATCTTTTTGCCCTTCATCGTCATCGATCTTGTTGTCGCCACCGTCCTCATGTCGCTCGGCATGATGATGATGTCGCCCACGATCATCTCGCTGCCCTTCAAGCTTTTGCTGTTCGTCCTGGTCGATGGCTGGGCGCTGACGATGGGTTCGCTTGCCTCGAGTTTCGCGAGTTAG
- the fliQ gene encoding flagellar biosynthesis protein FliQ — translation MDADYFLTVAREAMWILALASAPILIPALLSGLILGMVQAATSIQEQTLTFVPKLIVVAVSLVIFGSMILGLLGDFTTSIFERIPDLVK, via the coding sequence ATGGACGCCGATTATTTCCTGACCGTCGCCCGCGAGGCGATGTGGATCCTGGCCCTCGCCTCGGCGCCAATCCTGATCCCGGCTCTGCTGTCGGGCCTGATTCTCGGCATGGTCCAGGCGGCGACCTCGATCCAGGAACAGACGCTGACCTTCGTGCCCAAGCTGATCGTCGTGGCGGTGAGCCTGGTGATCTTCGGGAGCATGATCCTGGGGCTGCTCGGCGATTTCACGACCAGCATCTTCGAGCGCATTCCCGATCTGGTGAAATAA
- the fliR gene encoding flagellar biosynthetic protein FliR, with amino-acid sequence MMGFGLSIEPQLWALLFAMVRIGAAFLAAPIFSAAAVPLPARIALTGAIGILVINSTAITPPAEIFALNTFLMVASEALIGLALGFILQVAFAAPMVASEVIGMSMGLGFANAVDPNSGTSTPALGQFLTLLITLLFLAVDGHLVLVDLVVRSYTALPPGAWLAPERLLGIALFGGYVFLAGLLLALPVGFLLLCLNVVVGMLSRAAPALNLFAVGLPASLAVGVVAILLALPAMGDYLLIIIREALEAAPRLVLG; translated from the coding sequence ATGATGGGCTTCGGCCTCTCGATCGAGCCGCAGCTCTGGGCGTTGCTGTTCGCGATGGTGCGGATCGGCGCGGCGTTCCTCGCGGCGCCGATCTTCAGCGCGGCGGCGGTTCCGCTACCGGCGCGAATTGCGCTGACCGGGGCGATCGGGATCCTCGTCATCAACAGCACCGCGATCACCCCCCCTGCCGAGATCTTCGCGCTCAACACCTTCCTGATGGTCGCGTCCGAAGCGCTGATCGGGCTCGCTCTGGGCTTCATCCTACAGGTCGCCTTCGCGGCGCCGATGGTGGCCAGCGAAGTGATCGGCATGTCGATGGGGCTGGGCTTCGCCAACGCGGTCGATCCGAACAGCGGCACCTCGACCCCCGCGCTCGGCCAGTTCCTGACGCTGCTGATCACCTTGCTGTTCCTCGCGGTCGACGGGCACCTCGTCCTCGTCGATCTGGTCGTGCGCAGCTACACCGCGCTGCCGCCGGGGGCGTGGCTGGCGCCCGAGCGGCTGCTCGGCATCGCCTTGTTCGGCGGCTATGTGTTCCTCGCCGGGCTGCTGCTGGCGCTTCCGGTCGGCTTCCTGCTGCTCTGCCTCAACGTCGTCGTCGGCATGCTGTCGCGCGCGGCGCCCGCGCTCAATCTGTTCGCGGTGGGCCTCCCCGCCAGCCTTGCGGTGGGCGTGGTCGCGATCCTGCTCGCGCTACCGGCGATGGGCGATTATCTTCTTATCATAATCCGCGAGGCGCTCGAGGCTGCGCCGCGGCTGGTGCTCGGCTGA
- the flhB gene encoding flagellar type III secretion system protein FlhB: MAETAGEKTEAPTAKRKRKAVEDGQLLKSKDFGTAIVILAGCVWMSFLGPSLLSACKEVMVASFSFGVGDVEDFEPWRPLASAGWKLAPSLGGLFALAMAAAILSQAGLGSLGWNNKLFAPKASRVNPASGLKRMFGANGWIELGKSLLKVTLLGAIGAWMLWSLTASSMGLVSADLHGAVGALGGQFITLMFVMATGLLVIAGIDLPIQIIRHLQQLRMSKQEVRDEHKETEGSPELKAQQRARQREILKGGYRKTVATAHVVLTNPTHFAVALRYESGKDQVPVVVAKGRGQTALAIRELAAEFEVPVLEYPQLARAVYYTSKENQEVRDDLYLALATVLAFVFGVSQRGGGGPPAVTVPPTALFDENGQKIATPA, from the coding sequence ATGGCGGAGACTGCGGGCGAAAAGACAGAAGCACCAACCGCCAAGCGCAAGCGCAAGGCAGTAGAAGACGGCCAGCTTCTAAAATCCAAGGATTTCGGCACCGCGATCGTTATCCTGGCGGGCTGCGTCTGGATGTCGTTCCTCGGCCCGTCGCTGCTGTCCGCCTGCAAGGAAGTGATGGTCGCCAGCTTTTCCTTCGGCGTCGGCGACGTCGAGGATTTCGAGCCGTGGCGGCCGCTGGCGTCGGCCGGCTGGAAGCTGGCGCCGTCGCTCGGCGGGCTGTTCGCGCTGGCGATGGCGGCCGCGATCCTCAGCCAGGCCGGTCTCGGTTCGCTCGGGTGGAACAACAAATTGTTCGCGCCCAAGGCGTCGCGGGTCAATCCAGCGTCGGGGCTCAAGCGCATGTTCGGCGCCAATGGCTGGATCGAGCTCGGCAAGTCGCTGCTCAAGGTCACCCTGCTGGGTGCGATCGGCGCCTGGATGCTGTGGTCGCTGACCGCCAGCTCGATGGGGCTGGTCTCGGCCGATCTGCACGGTGCCGTCGGCGCGCTGGGCGGGCAGTTCATCACCCTGATGTTCGTGATGGCCACGGGCCTGCTGGTCATCGCGGGCATCGACCTGCCGATCCAGATCATCCGCCATCTGCAGCAGCTGCGTATGTCCAAGCAGGAAGTGCGCGACGAGCATAAGGAGACCGAAGGGTCGCCCGAGCTCAAGGCGCAGCAACGTGCACGCCAACGCGAGATTTTGAAGGGAGGCTATCGCAAGACCGTCGCCACCGCGCATGTCGTGCTGACCAACCCGACCCATTTCGCGGTCGCTTTGCGCTATGAATCGGGCAAGGATCAGGTGCCGGTGGTCGTCGCCAAGGGGCGTGGCCAGACCGCGCTGGCGATCCGCGAGCTTGCCGCCGAGTTCGAAGTGCCGGTGCTCGAATATCCCCAGCTCGCCCGCGCGGTCTATTATACCAGCAAGGAGAATCAGGAGGTCCGCGACGATCTCTATCTCGCGCTCGCCACCGTCCTGGCCTTCGTCTTCGGGGTTAGCCAGCGCGGCGGGGGCGGCCCGCCTGCGGTCACCGTGCCACCGACCGCGCTTTTCGACGAGAATGGGCAGAAAATCGCCACTCCGGCCTAA